Within the Achromobacter spanius genome, the region ATGAGCACCTCCGCCCCGACTGTCATTACCCCCGCCGCCGCCACTGCCGGCACCGACCGCCTGCTGCTGATCGAAACCTTCGTGCGCATCGTCGAGGCGGGCAGCCTGTCGGCCGCCGCCGCGCAATTGGGCGGCACCCAACCCACCGTCAGCCGCCGGCTGCAACTGCTGGAGCGTTCGATGGGGGTGCGGCTGCTGCAGCGCTCCACCCACGCCATCCGGCTGACCGAGGATGGGCAACGCTGTTATGAACGCGCCAAGGAACTGCTTGCCACCTGGCAGTCGTTTGAAAGCGATGTGCGCGGCGCGGGCAACGAACCCACCGGCACCTTGCGCGTGGTGGCCCCGCACGCCTTTGGTCAGGATCAATTCGTGGAACCGCTGGCGCGCTACTTGCAGCAGTACCCCGCGATGCGCGTGGAATGGCTGCTGCATGACCGCATGCCGGACCTGATCGCCGAAAACGTGGACTGCGCGATTCGCGTGGGCGCGGTGACCGACCCGTCCGTGATCGCCGTGAAGCTGGGCGAAGTGCCTCGCATTGTCGTCGCGTCGCCCGATCTGTTGCGCGGGGCGCCCGTGCCGCAGCAACCGGAGGCGCTGGCGTGCCTGCCGTGGCTGGCATTGCGCACGTTCTATCGCACCGAGGTCAGCCTGACGCATGCCGAAACCGGCGCAACCGAACGCTTCGGCATTCATGCCCGGCTGTCCACCGACGGCCTGCACGCGCTGCGCAAGGCCGCCGTGCTGGGCTTGGGCGTGGCGCTGGGTTCGGCCTGGGTCATGCAAGACGACCTGGCCTCGGGCCGGCTGGTGCATCTGGCGCCGCAGTGGCGCGCGGACCCGCTGCCGGTGTCCCTGGTGTATGCGCCATCGCGTTATCAACCGGCGCGGCTGCGCCGATTCATCGAGATCATGCGCACGCATCTGCCTGCTGGACTGGCAGGAGCCTGACCTGGCCAGCGCCAGGTCTTATCCGACAGGCCACGCTGTCGCGTCGCGTTGGCCGGGTGTGGCGGCGCGGGCTCCAGGACAGAAGGAAGCCGCCGCCTGGCGGGCGGACGCCGGTGCAATTGGCGGGGATGGGTTGGTGCATAGCAGTTCGGCCCGGCACGGGCGGCCATACAGCCAGCCCTGCCCAGTGGCTTCGGGCGCGCGTTCCAACACATAGCGCGCCTGCTCTTCGGTTTCGATGCCTTCGACCAGCACCGAGATATTCAAACGGCGTGTCATTTCGAATACCGTGTCCAGCACCGTGGCCGCCCACGCGTTGGCGCTGATCCAACGGATCAACGTGCGGTCCAGCTTCAGGCCGCTGACCCCCCACGTGAGCAGATTGCTGAGGTTGGCGTAGCCCGCCCCGAAGTCATCAATAACCACGCGGAATCCAACGCGCAAGTATTGGGCGATCAGCTTGCGCGGGTCTTCCACCACGAACGCCAGAGACTCCGTAATCTCAAGCACGATTCGGTTGGGCGGTATTCCAAACTCGCGTGTGGTATCCACCATGAACTTCACAAAGGAAGCGTCTTCGATATCGCGCGGCGTCACGTTGATGCTGGCGTAGAAATCGCCCGGTTCTTGCAAACGATCTTGAAGCTCGGTCAAGGCGGCGCGCACGATGTGGCGCGTGAGTTTGCGTCCCAGGCCCGTTGACTCTGCCCATGCAAAAAACGTATCGGGCGGGATCACGCCCAGCGTTTCGTGCGTCCAGCGCGCCAAGGCCTCGACACCCACCATGTGGCCCGTGGACATCCTCACAAGCGGTTGATAGACGACGTGGATGTGGCCGCGTCGCATGGCGCGATTCAATCGACGTCGCACTGCTGACGAACCGCCAATCCAGCGATAGCACAACAGGCTGAGCAGCACGCCGCCAATGGCGCCAAGCAAAGCGGGCCAATGCGCATCGCGCGTGGGTTGCTCGGCTGTGCCGTTGCTCTCGCCGGACGAAGAAGCGATTGCGTCATAGGCCACGCCAAAGATGGCTCCCGTCAAAACGAGCAATAAAAAATAGGGCAGACAGGGGCGCAAGAAACGATGAGGGATTGTCATGGATGCGAGCAGATCCGAAGTATGTCTTGGTTGCCGCGGCTAAACAAAAAGCCATGAAACCGAGTGCTAATAAAGGGCTTGCGCAGTGACCGTGTGGACACCTTGCAAGACCGTGCCGATTACTCAGCACGCACTCACTAGTTCGCGCGATAACGCGGGCTTGTTGCAGCCTTGACGTTAATTTTCATTTGGCTTGATGCCTTATTGATAAGCTCGAAAGGAAAGCAATGTTCAGTAATTGGCGGTGCATGAAATGTGTATCTGTCTGTACTTAAGCGCGTATACTTCGCAGCATGGTTCACGCCCATGCGCCATCTTTGCGGCCAGGCCGCTGATCAGAATGGCGAGAAAGATGCCCAGAGAATTCTCCTCCCAGTTAGGGACTGTGGAATCCGAGCTCAAAGCACTGTGGCTACAAGCCCAGGCCGGAGACGAAACCGCTTATCGAGATGTGTTGGGCCGCATTGCTCGTTTGCTGCGAGCCTATTTGCGCCGCCGGATGGCGGGTTCTCTGGACGATGTCGAAGACCTGGTTCAAGAATGTTTGTTGGCCCTGCACCTGCAGCGTGCAAGCTACGATTCCACCCTGCCGCTCTCCGCGTGGGTATACGCAATTTCTCGCCATAAGCTGATCGACTTCTGGCGACGCAATAAGCGCTATGGGGCGCTGAACGATTCCATTGACGACGTGGATGAAATGCTCCTTGCCGGAGAAGCCAACGAAGCGACTTCCCATGTGGATCTGGCCCGTTTGTTGGGCGCATTGCCGGACGCTCAGCGCCGAGCCATCGAACTGACTAAACTCGAGGGGTTGAGCGTGGCGGAGGCCGCGGCGCGAATTGGTATGTCAGAAGGCGCCGTCCGGGTCCAAGTCCATCGTGGGTTAAAACGGTTGAGCCTACTCGTCAAGGTGGTCATATAGTGAAAACCAAGGACTTCATCGATTTTCTTGCCACCGGCGCGGGGCCCGCGCCGACACCAAACACGTCCTTCAAGCTCCGCGCCGCCTTGCTCGCCGGATTGGCCACCAGCCTGGGAATAGGCCTGGTGGCGAACGGCTCCGCTACCCCCGCTATTTTGTTGGTCAGCCGCTGGTACAAGCTGCTTTATGCCTTGTCGATCCTTGCCTGCGGCTGGGTAATGGTCACGCAATTAGCCCGCCCGCTCGCGCGCGTGCATCGTTCCATGTGGTGCTTGATGGCGGTGGTGTTGATCATGGCCGGATTCGGTTTCTGGGCCTTGATGAACGCACCGCCTGGTCAATATGCGGCGCTGTTATTGGGCCAGAGCTGGCAGGTCTGCTCGGTGCTGATACTGCTGTTTTCGCTACCCGGGTTGGCGGTCTTGCTTTGGGCCTTGCGATCATTGGCGCCCACACGATTGCGATTGGCCGGCTTTGCCGCTGGCGTCCTCGCGGGTGCGATGGGGGCGTTGGGCTATGCCGTGATTTGCCTTGAAGATTCGTTCTTGTTCGTGGCGGTCTGGTACACGTTGGGAATCGGCTTGAGCGGTTTGCTTGGCATGTTGCTTGGACCAAAGGTGCTGAACTGGTAGGCGCGTCGGTCGCGGATGTGTCACGGACCCATTGGGGTCCGTTGTTGTTTGTGGCGTTGTAACGAAACGGCGCGCGACGTCGAATAAGAAGACATGCCGGCGTTGGCCATCCCGGATCTTTGATCCTGTGATTGGGAAGACGCGCAGGCGCCCAGCCGTCGCGCCGCGTCGGCGCCAACGAGCCCGCCATGAACGCCCAAGAATTCTTCAATGTGTTGACTCAGCATGCGGCAAGCACCTATCGGCCCGCGGTGATCGGGCCGCGCGCGTCGCTGTCCTATAGCGCGTTGTGCGCGCATGTGAAAGAGCGCATGGCGCTATACGAGCAGTTGTCGGCCGGCGTGTTGCTGACGCTTCAAGACAACGCGCCCTGGACCATCATCGATGATGTGGCGGCATTGATGACCGAAGTGGTCCACGTTCCGCTGCCGCCGCTTGCCACCGACCGCATGGTGACCAGCGCGATGGAGCGCTGTGGCGTGGATACGGTGATCGCGCCCATCGCCATGACGGCCAGGCTTGTCAGGTTGGGGCTGCGGCCCTCGGTCACGCTGTCGGGCGGCGATGGCGTGTTTGTTCGGGACCTTGCAGCACCCGCGCGCCCGCTGCCGCCAGGCACAGCGAAGATTGTGTTCGATATCGACGGCGAAGGCATGGGGCGGGGCATCTGCCTGAGCGAGCAAGCGTTGTTGTCGGCCGCGTCGTCGGCGGCGCAAGCCTTGGCTGATCGGGGAATCAAACGGCATTTGATGACCCGCCCCTTGGCCACGCTGCAAGAATGCGTGATGGGTGCCTATGCCAGCTTGATCGCGGGCGCCACGTGCGTGGCCTTGCCGGGCAGCCATTTTGCGCTGGACGCAATGGGCGTGGACCCGCTGGCCTTGCATGAAGAGCTTGAACACCACGGCGCGCAGAGCGTTCTGGCCACGCTGCAAACGCTGGTTGACTACGCCACCTTCCTGCAGGACCGTCGCGCCCGCGCGCCCGTCACATTGCGCTGTGCGCTGATCGACGGCCCGGCGGACGAGCTGGGTGTGCGCCGGCTGTTCGAAGCGACCGGGCTGCCTGTCGTGCCGACCTTCTCCCTGCCCGAAGCCGCTTCCGTCATCACGATGCGAACAGATGGCATCCGCCATGCCGGCTCGGCGGGAAAGGTGCTGCCGCACATGCGGATGCGCGTGTCCGCCAGAGGCGAACTCGAGGTCAAGGGCACGCTGTTCCTGGGCTACGTCGGCGACGCGCCCTATACGGGCGAATGGCTGGGCACGGGCCGGTATGGGGAGATCGACGCCGAAGGCTTCGTGTACCTGTTGGATCGCGCGGGCTCCGCCCTTGTCGCGACTTCTCGCGCAGGGCCCACGCAGGCAAGCGCCGAGCGCGCCTTGATGGACACCTTGCTTTTCATGCAGGCCGTCGTGTACCTGAAGCCGCGTGTGGGATGCTGCGCGGTGTTGTGGCCCATCGGCCAGAACTTGTCCGACGGTGAAATACAGGCCGCCATCGACCGGTGCAATGCGCGCTTGGACGCGCGCTCGAAGCTGGTGCGATGGACGCGCGCCAAAGCGCCGTTTTCATTCGTGGCGGGCTTGGCCACGTCGCGCGGCCGGCCCCGCCGTTCGATGATCTTGCGTCTGCATGATCATGAGTTCAATGAGGCGATCGCCGAAGACGCCCGCCACGATGCGCTGATCGCCGACGTGTGATGGGATGGCGGCGCAATAAAGGGCGCGCATCACTGCGCGCCCTTGTTTTATCCCCGACGTAATTGCCGAATCATCGCAAGACTGTTGCGTTGGCGGACCCGGCATGTCCGCATTTATATGACAAGAAAAATACTCGCAAACTTCAGACCACATTGCGCGAGAGACAAATTTGCCGAACTCCCGCAAAGCTATGTCCATTATTTACCGTTCTTAACTATTGCCCCCGTAACCGGATGCTGCGTGCGCTCGTATTTACAGCTATGGGCCGCTCGTCTGCATTCTCCGGGTCGATTCCATACGAGTTTTTCTTAGGCGGATTCTGTCAGGGGCGCACGCAGTCGTGCGCGACAAGGGTAAAGAACATGAGCTCCATCGTAAGCCTCGGCATCGGCGCTACACGCCAGCCCAGCATAGAAAACAAAGCCAGGATATGCACCGCTGCCGCTTCCTTGGCGGTGGTATTGCTTGCCGGTTGCTCGGTGCAGCCCAAGCAATTCGAAGCGGCCGAAAACCGCGATCGCGCCATGGATCTGATTGCGCGATCCACCGCCAACCAAGAACCCATCCTGGGCCCGGTGGACCTGTACGAAGCCATGGCGCGCGCCATCAAATACAACCTGGATGTGCGCGTTGAAATGATGGGCGTTGCCTTGGCCCAGCGCGAGCTGGATTTGAAGCACTACGACATGCTGCCGAAGTTTGTCGCGTCGCTGGATTACTCCGGCCGCGATAACTATTCGGGCGGCGCCAGCCAGTCATTGCTGACGGGCCAGACCTCGCTGGAACCTTCCACGTCGTCCGAAAAGAATGTGCTGCAAAGCAATCTGCAACTGAGCTGGGACGTCCTGGATTTTGGCCTGTCGTATGTGCGCGCCAAACAAGCGGCCGATCGGGTCAACATGGCCGACGAGCGCAAGCGCAAGGTCATGAACCGCTTGATTGAAGACGTGCGTACCGCCTACTGGCGCGCCGTCAGCGCGGAACGTTTGCTGGGCAAGATCCGTGAACTGGAAACAGCCACGCAGACGGCGCTGGACCTGGCCGCCGAGCAAGACCGCCTGGGCCTGACCGCGCCGCTTGCGCCCTTGAGCTATCAGCGCGAAATGCTGGGCATCCGGCGCGACGTGCAGGCGCTGGGACGCGAGCTGGGCGTGGCCAAGCAGCAGTTGGCCGCCTTGATGAATCTGCCGCCCAATACCCAATACACCATCGCAATGCCGCCGCCCATGGAAAGTAACCGGCCGCTGGTGCTGCCCGGCATTGCCGATGACTCGGCGGCCTGGCTGCAAGTGGCGATCGAGAACCGGCCCGAGCTGCGCGAAGTGGCGTATCAGCTGCGCGCGAACGAACAGGAAAACACTGCTGCCTTGTTGCGCTCGCTGCCCAGCCTGAAGCTCTTTGGTGGCGTGAACGCCAGCACCAACGACCTGCTCTACAACAGCAACTGGATCGGTTGGGGTGCGGTGGCAAGCTGGAACCTGCTGAACATCTTCCGCCTGCCTGCCGAGAAGGCGCAGATCAAGGCGGAAGGAGACCTGCTGGATCAGCGGCAGTTGGCGCTGACCACGGCGGTGGCGACGCAGGTGGAAGTCAGCCGCGCGCGCTACGCGCTGCGCCAGGAGGAGCTGGATACGGCGCGACGCTTCTACGACGTGCAGGCGCGCATCGAAGGGCAGATCGATTCGGGCTTCAAGGCGGAAAAGCTCAGCCGCCAAACCTTGATCCGGGAACAGATGAACACCTTGGTGGCGCGGGTGCGTTATGACCTGGCGCTGGCGGACCTCCAAAACGCCTACGCCAACGTCTTCGCCTCGCTTGGCATCGACCCCGTTGACACCACCATGAGCACGTCTGACGCCGTGCCGACGCTGGCGGGAAAGCTGCGCGGCATGTGGACGGCGCGTGACACCTTCGCCAGCAACGAGCAGGACGCGCGCGTGGCCGTGGTCGCGCCGACACGCTAACCCCCCCTTTCGCGGGAACCATCATGAACAAGCAAAGAAGTAGCGCGCCCAAGGCGGGTTGGCCCCGTCGCGTCTGGCTCACCCCCTTGCTGCTGGCCTGCGCCACGGCCTGGGGCTCCCAACCGCCCGCTGACGGAGGCTCCGCGCGCGGTGTGCTGCGCGCCACGGCCGAGGCCACGCTGTCGTCATCGGTCTCTGAAAAGATCCTGAGCATGCCGCTGCGTGAAGGCGAGCGGTTCAAGCAGGGCGACGTGCTGGTCAGTTTCGATTGCCGTCGGCTTGAAGCTGAACTGCGCGCCGCGCGTGCCGGCGCTGCCGTCGAAGCGCGCAATGCGAAGGTGCAAGCTGAACTGCTGCGCATGGCGGCCACTGGCCGCGCCGACGCCGACATTGCGCGCTTCAAGCACCAGGAGCGGCAGGCGCAAGCCGAAGTGATCCAGCAACGCATGGTCGACTGCAAGGTCGTGGCGCCGTATGCGGGCAGCGTGGTGGAAACGCTGGCGCGGCTGGACGAAACGCCACCGGCCAACGAAAAGCTGATCTCCATCGTGAGCGATGGCCCAATGGAATTGCACATGGTCGTGCCGTCCAAGTGGCTGGCGTGGTTGAAGGAGGGATCCGACCTGGACTTCATCGTCGATGAAACCGGTGATGTGCTGCCGGCCAAGGTGACGCGCGTGTCCGCGGCGGTGGATGCGGTCAGCCAGACGATCAAGGTGGTGGCGCTGGTGGAGCAGGCCCCCGTGGGCGTGCTGCCAGGCATGAGCGGACGCGCAACCCTGGAAGGCGCCGCCGCCGCGCCCGGCACCCCCATGGCATCGACGCCGGGGCCGGCGCCAGCCGGCAAGCTGCCCGTGCAGGCCGTCTATCACGTGCCCGCGGGTAGCGAAGGCCAGCCGCCCGCGGTCATGCCGATACCGTCGGTGCCAACCCATGCCACGCCCGTCGGGTCGTCGCGCGTGGGCACGCCGGGTTCCAGCACTAACGGTGTCCGGTAAGGAGCGACAGCCATGGCCCTGCATGTGGCGAGTTCCCGTAGTGGGCCGGCTGAATCCGTGGCTGGCGGCGAAGCCGCGCGGCCTCGACCCGCCGCGAATGCGCCGTCGGTGTCGCAGGCCGATCCGCAAAACAGCACGGGTGCGCAACTGATACGCCTGGAAGGCGAGCTGCGCCGCTGCACGTCGCGCGATGCCTTGTGGCAGCACTTGGCCAATGAGCCCATTGCGTTGTTGCCCTTTGGACAGGCGCTGGTGTTCGAAGGCGTGCCGGGAGGCCGCTGGCGCGTGGCCGCCATATCGGGCCTGGCAAGCGTGAACCGCGATGCGCCGCTGGTGCGCTGGTACGAGAACATGGTGTCGGCCCTGTGCCGGCAGAAAGGGAATGCGGCCGCTGCGTCCGCTGCTCCCGATGCGACCGATCCAAGGGCCGTCCGTACTTTCGATGTACACGCCTACGCCGATCCCTCCGACCCCTGCTCGGCCGACGCGGTCTTGACCTCGCTCTTGTGGGTGCCGTTGGCCGACGTGGGGCAGGCCCCACACGCGGGCTGGCTGCTGGCGCGCGATCAACCCTGGGACTCTGCGCACCAGCGTCTGGCTGCGCGCCTGGGCGGGGCCTATGCCCATGGTCTGTCCGCCATCGCCGGCCGCGCCAGGCCCCCCGCCGGCTTGCGCCGTCATCGTCCCAAGCTGTATGTGTTGTTGGCGGCCGTGGCGGCGGCGCTGGCGTTTGTTCACGTGCCGCTGACGACGCTGGCGCCGGTGGAAGTCACGCCGCAAGACCCTTTCGTGGTGACGGCGGCGCTGCCCGCCGTGGTGGAACGCATTCTGGTGGCGCCGGGCGCGACCGTCGCCGCCGGCACGCCGCTGGTGCAATTGGTGGACACCCAACTGCGCAGCGATTACGAAGTGGCCATTCAGAAGGTGGAAGTGGCCCGCGCCAAGGTGCTGCGCTTGCAACAGGCGGCGGTGTCCGACACGACCGCCAAGCGTGAACTGGCCGTGGCCATGAGCGAAGAATCCGTCGCCACGGCGGAACGCGACTACGCACGCGCCATGCTGGCCAAGGCCTTGCTGCGCGCACCGCAGGATGGCGTTGCCCTGTATGGCGACCCGCGCGACTGGCTGGGCCGCCCGGTGGCGGTGGGCGAAGCCATCATGCGCGTGGCCGACCCTAATCGTGTGCAGTATCAATTGAAGGTACCCGTGGCGGACTCCGTCAATTTGCAGGAGGGCGCCTCCGTGCGCGTGTTCCTGGATGCCGCGCCGCTGGACCCGCTGGACGCGAAGATCGTGCGGGTGGCGTATCGCGCGGAATCCGACGCCGCGGGCGTGGCCAGCTACACCGTGCTGGCACGGCTTAACGACCCCACCGCCGCGCCCGAACGCCTGGGCCTGCGCGGCACGGCGCGTGTCTATGGCGAGCCGGTGTCCTTGTTCTACTACTTGATGCGGCGGCCCATCACGGCGTTGCGCCAATGGACCGGAGTTTGACGCCATGGATGCCACCGCACTGCGCATCGACGACCCCGAAGCCAACCCGGACGCGCGCAAGCTGCCGCCGCTGCGTCAGGACCTGCGCCTGATCGCCGACCAGGGCGGCACGCGCGCGGGCGAGTGGGGCGGCAACTGGCGTATCCACGACCCCGCCGCGCATCGCTTCTTCGCTATCGACCAGGACACCGTCGGCATGCTGGCCCAATGGCATCAGGGCACGGTCGGCGCGCTGCGCTCGGCGGTGGCGAGCAGTACGGGCCGCACACCCGACGACCAGAAGATCCTGGGCCTGATCGAGTTCCTGCAGCGCCATGAACTGCTGGCGCCGGCAGCGGGCGAAACCTATGCGCGCGTACGCCAGCAGCGCAGCGCGCAACAGCGCTCGCTAAGCGCCCGACTGCTGCACGGCTATCTGTTCTTCAAGGTGCCGCTGGCGCGCCCCGACGCCTTTCTGCGCCGCACGCTGCCGTGGGTAACGGTGTTCTTCTCGCGCACCTTCTGGGCCCTGGCAGCGTTGCTGGGCGTGTTGAGCCTGTATCTGGTTTCACGCCAATGGGACACCTTCCTGAGCACCTTCCCCGACATGATCTCGGCCACGGGCCTGATCGCCTTCGGCCTCAGCCTGGCCCTGGTGAAAACCTTGCACGAACTGGGCCACGGCTATACCGCCGTGCGGCTGGGGTCGCGGGTGACGACGATGGGCGTGGCCTTCGTGGTGATGACACCCATCCTCTACACCGACACGACCGACGCCTGGCGCTTGCCCCGCCGCCAGCGCGTCCTGATCGACAGCGCCGGCATGGCGGTGGAACTGCTGGTGGCGGTGCTGGCGACGCTGGCCTGGGTGTTCCTGCCCGACGGCGCCTGGCGCAACGTGGCCTTCGCGCTGGCCACCACCAGCTGGGTGCTGAGCCTGGCGGTCAACCTCAACCCGCTGATGCGCTTTGACGGCTACTACCTCTTCAGCGACCTGATCGGCATTCCCAGCCTGCAAGACCGATCGTTTGCGATGGCGCGCTGGTGGATGCGCGAACGGCTCTTCGGCTACGGAGACGAGCAGCCCGAACCCACCTACGGCTCGACGCGCACGCTGTTCATCGTCTTTGCCTACGCCACCTGGATCTATCGCTTCTTCCTGTTCCTGGCCATCGCCCTGCTGATCTATCACTACTTTTTCAAGATCCTGGGCATTTTCCTGTTCGTGGTGGAGATCGGCTGGTTCATCGCGCTGCCGATCTGGCGCGAAATGAAAGTGTGGGTGCGTCGCCGCCACGAAGTGGGGCGGCAGGCGTTCGTGACGATGATGGTCGTGGCGATACTCGCGGCCGTGTTGCTGGTGCCCTTGCCCTACACCGTGCGCATCCCCGCCGTGCTGACCGCAACGGAGCAGGCGCCGGCGTTTGCGCCGCGCCCCGCGCGCCTGGAAGCCGTGCGCGTGCGCCAGGGCGAGACCGTGCGTGCCGGACAGATCCTGATGGCGTTGAGCGCGTCAGAGGTCGAACAACAGTTGGACGCCGCGCGCGAGCGTGAACGGCTGCTGAACGAACGGCTGGACCGTCGCAGCGCCGACCGCAAGGATCTGTCCGAGTCCCTCACGCTGACGCGCGAAGTCCAGTTGGAGCGCGACCGCATTGCGGGGTTGGAACGCGAGCGTGCCCGCCTGGCGGTGCGCGCGCCCATCGACGGCGTGGTGGTCGAGCTGGCGCTGGAACTGTCGCCCGGACGCTGGGTGGACGAGAAGACCCGCCTGGCCCTGATTGCCGCGCCCGACAGCCTGGAGGCGCGCGGCTATATCAATGCGGACGACCTGCATCGCATCCGCGAGGGCGAC harbors:
- a CDS encoding LysR family transcriptional regulator, yielding MSTSAPTVITPAAATAGTDRLLLIETFVRIVEAGSLSAAAAQLGGTQPTVSRRLQLLERSMGVRLLQRSTHAIRLTEDGQRCYERAKELLATWQSFESDVRGAGNEPTGTLRVVAPHAFGQDQFVEPLARYLQQYPAMRVEWLLHDRMPDLIAENVDCAIRVGAVTDPSVIAVKLGEVPRIVVASPDLLRGAPVPQQPEALACLPWLALRTFYRTEVSLTHAETGATERFGIHARLSTDGLHALRKAAVLGLGVALGSAWVMQDDLASGRLVHLAPQWRADPLPVSLVYAPSRYQPARLRRFIEIMRTHLPAGLAGA
- a CDS encoding EAL domain-containing protein, whose product is MAYDAIASSSGESNGTAEQPTRDAHWPALLGAIGGVLLSLLCYRWIGGSSAVRRRLNRAMRRGHIHVVYQPLVRMSTGHMVGVEALARWTHETLGVIPPDTFFAWAESTGLGRKLTRHIVRAALTELQDRLQEPGDFYASINVTPRDIEDASFVKFMVDTTREFGIPPNRIVLEITESLAFVVEDPRKLIAQYLRVGFRVVIDDFGAGYANLSNLLTWGVSGLKLDRTLIRWISANAWAATVLDTVFEMTRRLNISVLVEGIETEEQARYVLERAPEATGQGWLYGRPCRAELLCTNPSPPIAPASARQAAASFCPGARAATPGQRDATAWPVG
- a CDS encoding sigma-70 family RNA polymerase sigma factor → MPREFSSQLGTVESELKALWLQAQAGDETAYRDVLGRIARLLRAYLRRRMAGSLDDVEDLVQECLLALHLQRASYDSTLPLSAWVYAISRHKLIDFWRRNKRYGALNDSIDDVDEMLLAGEANEATSHVDLARLLGALPDAQRRAIELTKLEGLSVAEAAARIGMSEGAVRVQVHRGLKRLSLLVKVVI
- a CDS encoding DUF1109 domain-containing protein — encoded protein: MKTKDFIDFLATGAGPAPTPNTSFKLRAALLAGLATSLGIGLVANGSATPAILLVSRWYKLLYALSILACGWVMVTQLARPLARVHRSMWCLMAVVLIMAGFGFWALMNAPPGQYAALLLGQSWQVCSVLILLFSLPGLAVLLWALRSLAPTRLRLAGFAAGVLAGAMGALGYAVICLEDSFLFVAVWYTLGIGLSGLLGMLLGPKVLNW
- a CDS encoding AMP-binding protein; its protein translation is MNAQEFFNVLTQHAASTYRPAVIGPRASLSYSALCAHVKERMALYEQLSAGVLLTLQDNAPWTIIDDVAALMTEVVHVPLPPLATDRMVTSAMERCGVDTVIAPIAMTARLVRLGLRPSVTLSGGDGVFVRDLAAPARPLPPGTAKIVFDIDGEGMGRGICLSEQALLSAASSAAQALADRGIKRHLMTRPLATLQECVMGAYASLIAGATCVALPGSHFALDAMGVDPLALHEELEHHGAQSVLATLQTLVDYATFLQDRRARAPVTLRCALIDGPADELGVRRLFEATGLPVVPTFSLPEAASVITMRTDGIRHAGSAGKVLPHMRMRVSARGELEVKGTLFLGYVGDAPYTGEWLGTGRYGEIDAEGFVYLLDRAGSALVATSRAGPTQASAERALMDTLLFMQAVVYLKPRVGCCAVLWPIGQNLSDGEIQAAIDRCNARLDARSKLVRWTRAKAPFSFVAGLATSRGRPRRSMILRLHDHEFNEAIAEDARHDALIADV
- a CDS encoding TolC family protein; translated protein: MSSIVSLGIGATRQPSIENKARICTAAASLAVVLLAGCSVQPKQFEAAENRDRAMDLIARSTANQEPILGPVDLYEAMARAIKYNLDVRVEMMGVALAQRELDLKHYDMLPKFVASLDYSGRDNYSGGASQSLLTGQTSLEPSTSSEKNVLQSNLQLSWDVLDFGLSYVRAKQAADRVNMADERKRKVMNRLIEDVRTAYWRAVSAERLLGKIRELETATQTALDLAAEQDRLGLTAPLAPLSYQREMLGIRRDVQALGRELGVAKQQLAALMNLPPNTQYTIAMPPPMESNRPLVLPGIADDSAAWLQVAIENRPELREVAYQLRANEQENTAALLRSLPSLKLFGGVNASTNDLLYNSNWIGWGAVASWNLLNIFRLPAEKAQIKAEGDLLDQRQLALTTAVATQVEVSRARYALRQEELDTARRFYDVQARIEGQIDSGFKAEKLSRQTLIREQMNTLVARVRYDLALADLQNAYANVFASLGIDPVDTTMSTSDAVPTLAGKLRGMWTARDTFASNEQDARVAVVAPTR
- a CDS encoding efflux RND transporter periplasmic adaptor subunit gives rise to the protein MNKQRSSAPKAGWPRRVWLTPLLLACATAWGSQPPADGGSARGVLRATAEATLSSSVSEKILSMPLREGERFKQGDVLVSFDCRRLEAELRAARAGAAVEARNAKVQAELLRMAATGRADADIARFKHQERQAQAEVIQQRMVDCKVVAPYAGSVVETLARLDETPPANEKLISIVSDGPMELHMVVPSKWLAWLKEGSDLDFIVDETGDVLPAKVTRVSAAVDAVSQTIKVVALVEQAPVGVLPGMSGRATLEGAAAAPGTPMASTPGPAPAGKLPVQAVYHVPAGSEGQPPAVMPIPSVPTHATPVGSSRVGTPGSSTNGVR
- a CDS encoding efflux RND transporter periplasmic adaptor subunit — its product is MALHVASSRSGPAESVAGGEAARPRPAANAPSVSQADPQNSTGAQLIRLEGELRRCTSRDALWQHLANEPIALLPFGQALVFEGVPGGRWRVAAISGLASVNRDAPLVRWYENMVSALCRQKGNAAAASAAPDATDPRAVRTFDVHAYADPSDPCSADAVLTSLLWVPLADVGQAPHAGWLLARDQPWDSAHQRLAARLGGAYAHGLSAIAGRARPPAGLRRHRPKLYVLLAAVAAALAFVHVPLTTLAPVEVTPQDPFVVTAALPAVVERILVAPGATVAAGTPLVQLVDTQLRSDYEVAIQKVEVARAKVLRLQQAAVSDTTAKRELAVAMSEESVATAERDYARAMLAKALLRAPQDGVALYGDPRDWLGRPVAVGEAIMRVADPNRVQYQLKVPVADSVNLQEGASVRVFLDAAPLDPLDAKIVRVAYRAESDAAGVASYTVLARLNDPTAAPERLGLRGTARVYGEPVSLFYYLMRRPITALRQWTGV
- a CDS encoding HlyD family efflux transporter periplasmic adaptor subunit, translating into MDATALRIDDPEANPDARKLPPLRQDLRLIADQGGTRAGEWGGNWRIHDPAAHRFFAIDQDTVGMLAQWHQGTVGALRSAVASSTGRTPDDQKILGLIEFLQRHELLAPAAGETYARVRQQRSAQQRSLSARLLHGYLFFKVPLARPDAFLRRTLPWVTVFFSRTFWALAALLGVLSLYLVSRQWDTFLSTFPDMISATGLIAFGLSLALVKTLHELGHGYTAVRLGSRVTTMGVAFVVMTPILYTDTTDAWRLPRRQRVLIDSAGMAVELLVAVLATLAWVFLPDGAWRNVAFALATTSWVLSLAVNLNPLMRFDGYYLFSDLIGIPSLQDRSFAMARWWMRERLFGYGDEQPEPTYGSTRTLFIVFAYATWIYRFFLFLAIALLIYHYFFKILGIFLFVVEIGWFIALPIWREMKVWVRRRHEVGRQAFVTMMVVAILAAVLLVPLPYTVRIPAVLTATEQAPAFAPRPARLEAVRVRQGETVRAGQILMALSASEVEQQLDAARERERLLNERLDRRSADRKDLSESLTLTREVQLERDRIAGLERERARLAVRAPIDGVVVELALELSPGRWVDEKTRLALIAAPDSLEARGYINADDLHRIREGDAGEFVDEQRLMPARAIQVSRVGAAANDTLDNWVLTSAHGGDVPARQFEGRLRAEHAVFEVAGDVTDLSRHALPLTELRGEMQIRGEPISLASRLVRRVASVLLREAGA